A portion of the Chondrinema litorale genome contains these proteins:
- a CDS encoding NosD domain-containing protein: MKNQLLLSIMALFVCVNLGYAQTTSTNFANQGRDWFISKNTGSGQMGTKEQPAKDMGNIIHHLKPNDRIHIAEGVYLSKGSRGADEINVPVKIYGGYNTSFTERDPWDKHKTILTGTNEYMKSTNPRLYIRTDQQRESNGQKSTGSEIVIDGVIIDNGPRNRYHENKGLAIRRKGSPTEQKNPSPESGGIVIVGSKYTNITVQNCVVMNTAPTQGAISLQVFEGGKGLIQNNFSINNTGYGIYAKTGYMGTDPSKLPSFQIKNNTVLFTWKHDAIASYGGDAMAFDQNLVATVQNNALAYGHMGGIYSKGAKLTLINNLFAGNSKYDYKEVNDKMAVADMVDEAMHLDPSSTGNKGMLIKIPVAKRWAEIYADRKEISRADVDAAVTVPNTGANQLRSIFGLNVQGTGVAMDAEIFLPLITVEEALPAGLYPWEGMGCNIPKQAAK, encoded by the coding sequence ATGAAAAATCAATTATTATTATCAATCATGGCCTTATTTGTATGTGTAAATCTTGGCTATGCTCAAACCACTTCTACCAATTTTGCCAACCAAGGTAGAGACTGGTTTATAAGTAAAAACACTGGTTCGGGTCAAATGGGTACAAAAGAGCAGCCAGCAAAAGATATGGGTAACATTATCCATCACTTAAAGCCAAACGACCGAATCCACATAGCAGAAGGAGTTTATTTGAGTAAAGGTTCTAGAGGAGCAGATGAGATAAACGTGCCTGTTAAAATTTACGGTGGTTACAACACCAGCTTTACAGAAAGAGACCCTTGGGATAAGCATAAAACGATTCTTACAGGTACAAACGAGTACATGAAGTCTACAAATCCTCGTCTTTATATTCGTACAGATCAGCAGCGTGAAAGTAATGGACAAAAGTCGACAGGTTCAGAAATTGTGATTGATGGTGTGATTATAGACAATGGACCAAGAAACAGATACCACGAAAATAAAGGCTTAGCAATCCGCAGGAAAGGTAGCCCAACTGAACAGAAAAACCCATCTCCAGAATCAGGCGGAATTGTAATTGTGGGTAGCAAATACACAAATATTACAGTACAAAACTGTGTGGTAATGAATACTGCACCAACTCAAGGAGCTATCTCTTTACAAGTTTTTGAAGGTGGAAAAGGACTTATTCAAAACAACTTTAGCATCAATAACACGGGTTATGGTATTTATGCTAAAACTGGTTACATGGGAACCGACCCAAGCAAACTGCCTAGCTTCCAGATTAAAAACAATACTGTGCTCTTTACTTGGAAACACGATGCCATTGCTTCTTATGGTGGAGATGCTATGGCGTTTGATCAAAACTTAGTGGCTACAGTTCAAAACAATGCTTTGGCTTATGGCCATATGGGCGGTATTTACAGCAAAGGCGCTAAACTTACTTTGATAAACAACTTATTCGCTGGAAACAGCAAGTACGATTACAAAGAAGTAAATGATAAAATGGCAGTAGCTGATATGGTAGACGAAGCAATGCATTTAGACCCAAGCAGCACTGGTAACAAAGGCATGCTAATTAAAATACCTGTGGCAAAAAGATGGGCAGAAATTTATGCAGATCGCAAAGAGATAAGCAGAGCAGATGTTGATGCAGCAGTAACAGTTCCAAATACAGGAGCGAATCAGTTAAGAAGTATTTTCGGATTAAATGTACAAGGGACGGGAGTTGCAATGGATGCAGAGATTTTTCTTCCACTTATTACTGTAGAAGAGGCTTTACCTGCAGGTCTATATCCATGGGAAGGCATGGGTTGTAACATCCCGAAACAAGCAGCAAAATGA
- the treF gene encoding alpha,alpha-trehalase TreF gives MESKHINYKRTFYSFIFLSFWAVSQVFAQSVSLEVPPATTAPVAPEKAYGELFKQIQLEAIFPDSKTFVDCIPRVPAKEIMEQYEKQKDKKNFVLKTFVSKYFSLPPQPSSGYKSDTSLSIEAHINTLWPVLTRKPDEAGGSLIPLPKSYIVPGGRFGEVYYWDSYFTMLGLQVSGKTAMIQNMVDNFSHLIETQGFIPNGNRTYYKGRSQPPFYALMVGLLAKDKGDEVLKKYLPFLEKEYAFWMEGSSDLSESNVAHRRVVRMPDGSVLNRYWDDYAEPRPESYKEDYKLAQASGREAEQLYRDLRAACESGWDFSTRWLASGTDLSSIQTTKIIPIDLNCLLYNLEHTIARAAIVAGDENKTIQYLQKARLRKTSLMKYCFDIRKRYYIDYNFMEKKSTGIISMAGAYPLFFGITAQDEADRIAEILETKLLKDGGFLTTTTESGQQWDAPNGWAPLQWIAYAGLKKYGYDDLASEAAQRWISLNKKVYKKTGKMVEKYIVSGTEDEAGGGEYPLQDGFGWSNGVLLRLMKEEGMLKK, from the coding sequence ATGGAAAGTAAACACATCAATTACAAACGCACATTTTATTCATTTATATTTTTAAGTTTCTGGGCGGTATCTCAAGTATTTGCCCAATCAGTTTCGCTAGAAGTTCCACCTGCTACCACTGCTCCGGTAGCACCAGAAAAAGCATATGGTGAGCTGTTTAAACAAATCCAACTCGAAGCCATTTTCCCAGATTCTAAAACCTTTGTCGATTGTATACCAAGAGTACCAGCAAAGGAAATTATGGAGCAATACGAAAAGCAGAAAGACAAGAAAAACTTTGTACTCAAAACATTTGTATCGAAGTATTTTAGTCTTCCTCCGCAACCTTCTAGCGGTTATAAAAGTGACACGTCTTTAAGTATAGAAGCACATATTAATACTTTGTGGCCAGTGCTTACCAGAAAACCCGACGAAGCTGGTGGTTCACTTATTCCCTTACCAAAATCTTATATTGTTCCGGGTGGTAGGTTTGGTGAGGTATATTATTGGGATAGTTATTTCACAATGTTGGGTTTACAGGTTTCTGGCAAAACAGCTATGATTCAAAACATGGTAGATAACTTTTCTCATCTCATAGAAACACAAGGATTTATTCCCAACGGAAACAGAACTTATTACAAAGGCCGTTCACAACCTCCATTTTATGCTTTAATGGTTGGCTTACTTGCCAAAGACAAAGGCGATGAAGTACTCAAAAAATACTTGCCTTTCTTAGAAAAGGAATATGCTTTTTGGATGGAAGGAAGCTCAGACCTTTCTGAAAGTAATGTAGCTCACAGAAGAGTTGTTCGCATGCCCGATGGCTCAGTATTAAACCGCTATTGGGATGATTACGCTGAACCTCGCCCAGAATCGTACAAAGAAGATTACAAACTTGCCCAAGCTTCTGGCAGAGAAGCAGAGCAACTTTATAGAGACTTGAGAGCTGCTTGCGAATCTGGTTGGGATTTTAGTACCAGATGGCTCGCCAGTGGCACCGATTTATCTAGCATACAAACAACAAAGATTATTCCCATTGACCTAAACTGCTTATTGTATAATCTGGAACATACCATTGCCAGAGCTGCTATAGTAGCAGGCGACGAAAATAAGACTATTCAATATTTACAAAAAGCCAGATTAAGAAAAACCTCTCTTATGAAATACTGCTTCGATATTAGAAAAAGGTATTACATAGACTATAATTTCATGGAAAAGAAATCTACCGGAATTATCTCGATGGCTGGTGCATATCCTTTGTTTTTCGGCATAACTGCACAAGATGAAGCAGATAGAATTGCTGAAATTCTGGAAACCAAACTCTTAAAAGATGGAGGCTTTTTAACCACTACTACAGAAAGTGGTCAGCAATGGGATGCACCAAACGGTTGGGCTCCATTGCAATGGATTGCTTATGCCGGCTTGAAAAAATATGGTTACGATGATTTGGCCTCAGAAGCTGCTCAAAGATGGATTAGCTTAAACAAAAAGGTTTATAAAAAAACAGGCAAAATGGTGGAGAAATACATTGTTTCTGGTACGGAAGATGAAGCTGGTGGCGGAGAATATCCATTGCAAGATGGTTTTGGTTGGTCTAATGGAGTTTTATTGAGACTGATGAAAGAAGAAGGCATGCTTAAGAAATAA
- a CDS encoding caspase family protein, which produces MNFLKSTISYLLIVSILFSVNACYVSQTKSSPKIVEGSGQLVNKHYNVEVSRSPSRESGEYSARAYYQPEYKYDTRVEISKKYKHPNMGAIFSRIMLPIGVGYYAYTEAPDGKVFSKETPNWIWITMGLCTVWMFSSFGTGQLNKIKYKQQYEPGPVKYQKEDEIPLTNTSVDVIANDISIQYPTNSYGELRVDIGDYKLPAYQYHRDVNFNFSNNGNPLGEINLNTESFMNTYTRINVPFADIKSKDLSASNTVGKALFGMESEMLNTNSDDSWSYVSFGKKQGWVENLNLENFYAIDYKLQTPDVNKSVSMYVEKMLEPWQEKGRYEKLTDYQTRVNEVSRRKKIEEFTAEGMNLIATTFVDIDKSYAKLDYDTESEVFRIQFPELNPIYVPVPIREASHFETNFQGSTLSDIKYAFDGSSFAISYLEISNSEYPREYVYDSNNPINFKASRIVYNFKPVELNLQKFDFNESTTETYDVVEVGVSDVDTDIPKTDQVNKHAIAVVIGNKDYANQDVPSVDYALNDAQAMKKYLVNAFGFKEENILYFENATQGNFNSVFGSESNYKGRLYDLVIPDESDVFVFYSGHGAPDLDSKTGYFVPVDCDPAAVALNGYSTEVFYRNLSQIPYKSLTVVLDACFSGASEKGMLIRNASPIFINAENKVLNDEKSVVITSSEGDQISSWYPEKYHSLMTYYFLKALQGQADENKDGDISVIEIGAYLKGNISPMSRRLHRRDQNPQINGIADKVILNLEKDK; this is translated from the coding sequence ATGAATTTTTTAAAGTCCACTATCTCTTATCTATTAATTGTCTCTATATTATTCTCTGTTAACGCTTGCTATGTTTCTCAGACAAAGTCTAGCCCGAAAATAGTTGAAGGCTCTGGCCAACTTGTAAACAAGCATTACAATGTTGAAGTAAGTAGATCGCCATCGCGAGAGTCTGGTGAGTATAGTGCAAGAGCCTACTACCAACCAGAATACAAATACGATACACGTGTAGAAATAAGCAAAAAATATAAACACCCAAATATGGGAGCTATATTTTCCAGAATAATGCTGCCTATTGGAGTGGGTTATTACGCTTATACCGAAGCGCCCGATGGAAAAGTTTTTAGCAAAGAAACCCCTAACTGGATATGGATTACCATGGGTTTATGCACTGTTTGGATGTTTAGTTCTTTTGGTACCGGACAGCTAAACAAAATTAAATACAAACAACAGTATGAGCCCGGACCAGTAAAATATCAGAAAGAAGATGAAATTCCGCTTACAAATACTTCTGTTGATGTAATTGCTAACGATATTTCCATTCAATATCCGACTAATTCTTATGGAGAGCTAAGAGTAGATATTGGCGATTATAAATTACCTGCCTATCAATATCATCGCGATGTAAATTTCAATTTTTCCAACAATGGCAATCCTTTAGGTGAAATCAACCTAAATACAGAGTCGTTCATGAATACTTACACACGAATAAATGTGCCCTTTGCCGATATCAAAAGCAAAGATTTGAGTGCATCAAATACTGTAGGTAAAGCTTTGTTTGGAATGGAGAGCGAAATGCTTAATACAAATAGTGACGATTCTTGGAGTTATGTTTCTTTTGGTAAAAAACAAGGTTGGGTAGAAAACCTCAATCTGGAAAACTTTTATGCGATCGACTATAAGTTACAGACACCAGATGTAAACAAGAGTGTTTCTATGTATGTAGAAAAAATGCTGGAACCTTGGCAAGAGAAGGGACGCTACGAGAAACTTACAGATTATCAAACTCGTGTAAATGAAGTTTCTCGCAGAAAGAAAATTGAAGAATTTACAGCAGAAGGGATGAACCTGATTGCCACCACGTTTGTGGATATTGATAAAAGTTATGCAAAACTCGATTACGACACAGAAAGTGAAGTTTTTAGGATTCAATTTCCAGAATTGAATCCTATTTATGTTCCTGTGCCTATTAGAGAAGCTTCTCACTTTGAAACCAATTTCCAAGGTTCTACACTGAGTGATATAAAATATGCTTTTGATGGTTCTTCTTTCGCTATCAGTTATTTAGAAATTAGCAATTCTGAATATCCTCGCGAGTATGTTTACGATAGCAATAATCCTATTAATTTTAAAGCTTCCCGCATTGTTTACAACTTTAAACCTGTAGAGCTCAACTTACAAAAATTCGATTTTAATGAGTCTACTACAGAAACTTATGATGTAGTAGAAGTTGGCGTTTCTGATGTGGATACAGACATTCCTAAAACTGATCAAGTAAACAAGCATGCAATTGCAGTTGTAATTGGCAATAAAGATTACGCGAACCAAGATGTGCCTTCAGTCGATTATGCACTCAACGATGCACAAGCCATGAAGAAGTATCTTGTAAATGCATTTGGTTTTAAAGAAGAAAATATCTTGTATTTCGAGAATGCAACACAGGGTAATTTTAATAGTGTGTTTGGTTCAGAAAGTAATTACAAAGGCAGGTTATACGATTTGGTAATTCCAGATGAGTCTGATGTGTTTGTATTTTACTCTGGACATGGTGCGCCAGACTTAGATAGTAAAACAGGTTATTTCGTGCCAGTAGATTGTGATCCGGCTGCGGTTGCGTTAAATGGTTATTCTACTGAAGTGTTTTACAGAAATCTTTCTCAAATTCCTTATAAAAGCTTAACCGTTGTGTTAGATGCTTGTTTTAGTGGCGCATCTGAAAAAGGTATGTTGATTAGAAATGCTTCACCGATTTTTATTAATGCAGAAAATAAGGTGTTAAATGATGAAAAAAGTGTGGTAATTACTTCGTCAGAAGGAGATCAGATTTCTTCTTGGTATCCAGAAAAATATCACTCTTTAATGACTTACTACTTTTTAAAAGCTTTACAAGGGCAGGCAGACGAGAATAAAGATGGAGATATCTCTGTAATAGAAATAGGAGCATACTTAAAAGGAAATATCAGCCCGATGAGTCGTAGGTTACATAGAAGAGATCAAAACCCTCAAATAAATGGAATTGCCGATAAAGTGATTTTGAATCTTGAGAAAGATAAATAG
- a CDS encoding FKBP-type peptidyl-prolyl cis-trans isomerase translates to MNFNRIFIAALLISGITVSCNNMGGAGGNVSISSSMDSVSYSAGVSIGNNLKPQTEKDSLNIDALLAGLSDVLKGSSDLKLTEEQCNQILQTYSMKKQQEMVAETQKEATTNLEKGQAFLAENGKKDGVTTTDSGLQYEVITEGSGPSPVATDMVTVHYHGTTIDGTVFDSSVEKGTPATFPLNGVIKGWTEGLQLMKTGAKYKFYIPANLAYGSQRRSEEIGPNETLIFEVELLSVGDDK, encoded by the coding sequence ATGAATTTTAATCGAATTTTTATAGCAGCTCTTTTGATTTCAGGTATTACTGTAAGTTGTAACAACATGGGTGGTGCCGGAGGAAACGTGAGCATTAGCTCATCAATGGATTCTGTAAGTTATAGTGCTGGTGTAAGTATTGGCAATAATCTAAAACCCCAAACTGAAAAAGATAGCTTAAATATAGATGCATTATTAGCTGGATTGTCAGATGTTTTAAAAGGAAGTTCTGATTTAAAATTAACTGAAGAGCAGTGTAATCAGATTCTTCAAACTTATTCTATGAAAAAACAGCAAGAAATGGTTGCAGAAACACAAAAAGAAGCAACTACAAACCTTGAAAAAGGACAAGCATTTTTAGCTGAAAACGGTAAGAAAGATGGTGTAACTACTACAGATAGTGGTTTACAATACGAAGTAATTACAGAAGGTTCTGGCCCATCACCAGTAGCAACTGATATGGTAACAGTTCACTACCACGGTACTACTATCGACGGAACTGTATTCGACTCTTCAGTAGAAAAAGGAACACCTGCAACTTTCCCTCTAAATGGTGTGATCAAAGGATGGACAGAAGGTTTACAGTTAATGAAAACTGGTGCTAAATATAAATTCTATATTCCAGCAAACCTTGCTTATGGTTCTCAAAGAAGAAGCGAAGAAATTGGACCAAACGAAACATTAATTTTCGAAGTAGAATTACTTTCTGTTGGTGATGATAAATAA
- a CDS encoding DUF4136 domain-containing protein, whose amino-acid sequence MKKLISYLCLLLIALFSACSQKVLVKSHYNHDNDFSQITTFSWSPTQENNIANKVTFANDFNSQLVKEAIEQELTARGLHKISTNGDIQIEYFINVDSKRAVITSPLPTIDNFDEEYRVKAEQFKKATLTIHIENADGTATLWVGSTEGVIIDAPKNTKQIIESTINEIFSQFPFRTNNVVAQSIKTE is encoded by the coding sequence ATGAAAAAGCTAATTTCTTATCTATGCTTATTATTGATTGCATTGTTTAGCGCTTGCAGCCAAAAAGTATTGGTAAAATCTCATTACAATCATGATAATGACTTTAGCCAAATTACTACTTTTAGTTGGTCTCCAACGCAGGAAAACAATATTGCCAATAAGGTAACATTCGCAAATGATTTCAATAGCCAGCTTGTAAAAGAAGCTATTGAGCAAGAACTAACAGCCAGAGGGTTGCATAAAATTTCGACTAACGGAGATATTCAAATAGAATATTTTATAAATGTAGATAGCAAAAGAGCTGTAATTACCTCTCCATTGCCTACTATAGATAATTTTGATGAAGAATACAGGGTAAAAGCAGAACAGTTTAAAAAAGCTACTTTAACCATCCACATCGAAAATGCAGATGGAACTGCAACTTTGTGGGTAGGTAGTACCGAAGGAGTAATAATAGATGCACCTAAAAACACTAAGCAAATAATTGAAAGTACAATTAACGAAATTTTCAGTCAATTTCCTTTTCGGACAAACAATGTAGTAGCCCAATCGATTAAAACTGAATAA
- a CDS encoding oxidoreductase has protein sequence MEKKLNALVAGGTGLIGKELCRILASDNYYDKVISLVRRKSNQVSGVTEQVVNFDTLSNTTIETEIDVAFCCLGTTMKKAGSKEAFYKVDYEYVEKFAKLAHALGVEKFLLVTAIGADANSMFYYNRVKGEIENTIKAIPFKSIHIFRPSLLIGDREEQRTGEDVGKFVYKHLDFLIPKKYKGIEGSQVAKAMAQKGKSNIEDVLIYESKVIQELV, from the coding sequence ATGGAAAAGAAATTAAATGCATTAGTTGCTGGCGGTACTGGCTTAATTGGTAAAGAATTATGCCGCATTCTGGCCTCAGATAATTATTACGATAAAGTAATTTCTCTTGTAAGAAGAAAAAGCAATCAGGTAAGTGGTGTTACCGAACAGGTTGTAAATTTTGACACCTTGTCTAACACTACTATTGAAACTGAAATAGATGTTGCCTTTTGCTGTTTAGGCACAACTATGAAGAAAGCAGGCTCTAAAGAAGCTTTTTATAAAGTTGATTATGAATATGTTGAAAAGTTTGCCAAACTGGCTCATGCTTTAGGTGTAGAGAAATTTTTATTAGTTACAGCTATTGGTGCAGATGCCAACTCGATGTTTTACTACAATCGAGTAAAAGGAGAAATTGAAAACACTATTAAGGCCATACCTTTTAAGAGTATACACATTTTTAGACCTTCTTTATTAATTGGAGACAGAGAAGAGCAGAGAACTGGTGAAGATGTAGGCAAGTTTGTCTATAAACATTTAGATTTTCTAATTCCCAAAAAATACAAAGGTATTGAAGGCTCACAGGTTGCCAAAGCCATGGCTCAAAAAGGAAAGTCTAATATCGAAGACGTTTTAATTTACGAATCTAAAGTAATTCAAGAGCTAGTCTAA
- a CDS encoding GNAT family N-acetyltransferase — protein MSILKYHKIDSQRFGLVIYRARLEEIDATSLLNQILENNVDTAIIRIPTVNLSQLNRLEKTAMPFIVADTLAYYTKDLTNKKPRELQHKELTLKRAGQADHEALNAIVKETFGSYVNHYRINPFFDNQSVTEGYQDWVRSYAEDNDERICWLVKRGEEVIGFATFNFQSEGKCKGILYGVLPSERGKGVFRDIMRYAENYAMEREGVTSMQTTTQIENIAVQKLWTSEDYTLSNTSNTIHIDALLTKSVFDNFTVPVTIHGHDSDTPKVSNRHVLKQINWQFDFKQNIITRNHRFVNIEYMHVDVEYQLHFSFPTGSKGLLRVTDKEGKTYMLVYFDLRHFVA, from the coding sequence ATGAGTATTCTAAAGTATCATAAGATTGATAGCCAACGATTCGGATTGGTTATCTATAGAGCTAGGTTAGAAGAGATTGATGCTACTTCACTGTTAAATCAGATATTGGAGAACAACGTTGATACTGCCATTATCAGGATTCCGACAGTTAACCTTTCTCAGTTGAACAGGTTAGAGAAAACTGCAATGCCTTTTATAGTTGCTGATACGCTAGCTTATTATACAAAGGACCTAACCAACAAGAAACCCCGAGAACTTCAGCACAAAGAGTTAACATTAAAGCGAGCAGGACAAGCAGATCACGAGGCATTAAATGCTATTGTAAAAGAAACCTTTGGAAGTTATGTGAACCACTACCGCATTAATCCATTTTTTGATAACCAAAGTGTAACAGAGGGTTATCAAGATTGGGTAAGGAGTTATGCAGAAGACAATGATGAAAGAATATGCTGGCTAGTAAAGCGTGGAGAAGAAGTGATCGGCTTTGCTACTTTTAATTTCCAGTCTGAAGGAAAGTGTAAGGGTATTCTTTATGGTGTATTACCAAGTGAAAGAGGAAAAGGTGTATTTAGAGATATTATGCGCTATGCAGAAAACTATGCAATGGAAAGGGAAGGGGTTACATCGATGCAAACAACTACACAGATAGAAAACATTGCAGTGCAAAAACTTTGGACCTCAGAAGATTATACATTAAGTAATACTTCTAACACTATCCACATCGATGCACTTTTAACTAAATCTGTATTTGATAACTTTACTGTACCGGTTACCATTCACGGTCACGATTCTGATACACCTAAAGTTTCTAATAGACATGTGTTAAAGCAGATTAACTGGCAGTTCGACTTTAAACAAAATATTATAACCAGAAACCACAGGTTTGTAAATATAGAGTACATGCATGTGGATGTGGAATATCAGTTACATTTCTCTTTCCCTACAGGTAGTAAAGGATTATTGAGAGTTACAGATAAAGAAGGCAAAACATATATGCTTGTTTATTTTGATCTGCGCCATTTTGTAGCGTAA
- a CDS encoding metallophosphoesterase family protein, with protein MKIGLLSDTHSFINDDMLSYFENCDEIWHAGDIGDVEVARKIKGFKPFKAVYGNIDDNNIRSEFPEELFFNCAGVKVYIIHIGGYPPKYTRKLKDRLDELKPDLFICGHSHILKVIPDKKRNLLHMNPGAAGNHGFHKEKTMLRFEILNEKITNLELIELGKRGIL; from the coding sequence ATGAAAATTGGTTTACTTTCAGATACGCATAGCTTTATTAATGATGATATGCTATCGTATTTTGAAAATTGTGATGAAATTTGGCATGCTGGTGATATTGGCGATGTAGAAGTAGCCCGAAAAATAAAGGGTTTTAAGCCATTTAAAGCAGTTTATGGGAATATCGACGATAATAACATAAGATCGGAGTTTCCCGAAGAGTTGTTCTTTAATTGCGCAGGTGTAAAAGTATATATCATACACATTGGCGGTTACCCTCCAAAATATACAAGGAAGCTAAAAGATAGACTAGATGAGCTCAAGCCAGATTTATTTATATGTGGCCATTCTCATATACTAAAAGTAATTCCAGATAAGAAAAGGAACCTATTACACATGAACCCAGGAGCTGCAGGTAATCATGGTTTCCACAAAGAAAAAACAATGCTCAGATTCGAAATTTTGAATGAAAAAATTACAAATCTTGAGTTAATTGAGCTTGGAAAAAGAGGAATTCTATAA
- a CDS encoding carbon-nitrogen hydrolase, whose amino-acid sequence MGKAKILKAGLVQQSCNENREENIQKSINGIKELAAKGAELVVLQELHTGVYFCQAEDVDRFDMAESIPGPSTEVFGQIAKETGVVLVTSLFEKRAPGVYHNTAVVFEKDGNIAGKYRKMHIPDDPAYYEKFYFTPGDMGFKPIETSVGKLGLLVCWDQWYPEAARLMALAGADLLIYPTAIGWESTDTDAEKKRQLDAWTISQRGHSVANGLPLISVNRTGFEEDFSGVTKGIQFWGNSFVSGPQGEIVVEAPHNEEVNILVEIDMKRSEDVRRIWPFFRDRRIEAYDGLLKRFLVD is encoded by the coding sequence ATGGGTAAAGCAAAAATTCTAAAAGCGGGTTTGGTACAGCAAAGCTGCAATGAAAATAGAGAAGAAAACATACAAAAATCTATAAATGGAATTAAAGAACTAGCAGCAAAAGGTGCTGAACTGGTTGTTTTACAAGAATTACATACAGGAGTTTATTTTTGCCAAGCAGAAGACGTAGACCGTTTCGATATGGCAGAGTCAATCCCTGGGCCATCAACCGAAGTGTTTGGGCAAATTGCCAAAGAAACAGGTGTTGTTTTGGTTACTTCATTATTCGAAAAGCGAGCTCCGGGAGTTTACCACAATACAGCAGTAGTTTTCGAAAAAGATGGTAACATTGCTGGCAAATACAGAAAAATGCATATCCCAGATGATCCGGCATATTATGAGAAGTTTTATTTTACACCCGGTGATATGGGATTTAAACCTATAGAAACATCTGTAGGAAAATTAGGTCTTTTGGTTTGTTGGGATCAGTGGTATCCAGAAGCTGCGAGGTTAATGGCTTTGGCGGGTGCAGATTTATTAATCTACCCTACTGCTATTGGTTGGGAAAGTACCGATACCGATGCTGAGAAGAAAAGACAGTTAGATGCTTGGACTATCTCACAAAGAGGACATAGTGTGGCGAATGGCTTGCCACTAATTAGCGTAAATAGAACAGGTTTCGAAGAAGATTTCTCTGGAGTTACAAAAGGTATTCAGTTTTGGGGAAATAGTTTTGTATCTGGCCCGCAAGGCGAGATTGTTGTAGAAGCTCCACACAACGAAGAAGTAAACATATTGGTAGAAATCGATATGAAACGCAGTGAAGATGTGAGAAGAATCTGGCCATTTTTTAGAGATCGCCGCATTGAAGCTTATGACGGACTCTTAAAAAGGTTTCTGGTAGACTAA
- a CDS encoding DoxX family membrane protein encodes MKTQTMNDTQLRYGNFQVSVLVILRMMIGWHFLYEGVIKALNPSWSAGGFLMDSKWIFADMFHSMATNPATLDIINTLNIWGLIAIGLGLITGLFSRAAAIGGIVLLSLYYLSHPPLIGLKYALPAEGSYLIVNKNLIEIFALAVLFAFPTSRIIGLDRLIFKAPVDEEEIRVEKEMQNV; translated from the coding sequence ATGAAAACACAAACAATGAATGACACCCAATTGCGGTACGGTAACTTTCAGGTTTCTGTGCTTGTAATACTTAGAATGATGATAGGTTGGCACTTTCTTTATGAAGGAGTAATTAAAGCACTTAATCCTAGCTGGTCTGCAGGTGGCTTTCTAATGGATTCTAAATGGATATTTGCAGATATGTTCCACTCAATGGCAACTAATCCTGCAACTTTAGACATTATTAATACACTGAATATCTGGGGATTAATCGCTATCGGACTTGGATTAATCACTGGCTTATTTAGCAGAGCTGCAGCAATTGGAGGTATAGTACTTCTTTCATTATACTACCTCTCTCACCCACCTTTAATCGGCCTTAAATATGCACTCCCAGCAGAAGGCAGTTACCTGATTGTAAACAAAAACCTAATTGAAATTTTTGCATTGGCAGTGCTTTTTGCTTTCCCAACAAGCAGAATAATTGGTCTTGATAGGCTAATTTTTAAAGCACCAGTAGACGAAGAGGAAATACGTGTAGAAAAAGAAATGCAAAATGTTTAA